Within Anolis sagrei isolate rAnoSag1 chromosome 3, rAnoSag1.mat, whole genome shotgun sequence, the genomic segment ctcacaaagcagttgctctactccaaactcaagaatgcaaaacggaatgttggaggacaggaaaagagatttaaagattatttattatttcgcgtatttctaccccgcccttctaaaacccccgagggggactcagggcggcttacaaaaggcacaattcgatgcctacacaaacaataaaaataaaacatatatgatcagcaattaaaacaattataacaattcAAACAATCAATtgtacatcacaatcaataaaaccaatctcatgctcaacgttcgtcggctcagaatccgtaaattcatttCACATTGTCagttcctatcaattctagtcgtcattgtcctttatctatctgccaggttacccaaaagcctggtcccaaatccatgtttttaatttccttctaaaagatggcatcaaagccaaccttcaaatctctggcatagacactgaaaagtgggaagcccaggcccttgagcgctccagctggaggtcagctgtggccagcagtgctgtggaatttgaagaggtacaaatggagggcgaaagagagaaacgtgcaaagaagaaggcgcatcaagccaaccccaactgggaccggcttccacctggaaaccaatgccctcactgccggagaagattcagatcaagaattgggctccacagtcacctacggacttatcgacagaacaccgaccttggaggaccatcatcctcggactacgagggatcgcctaagtaagtaagtaagaagccAAATCACACATCACATTTTGCAGCCTCTGAAATGTGGTGTCTTTGGGGtctgagagtgcatctacactagaattaatgcggtttaattccactttaattgctatgccTGAATGcttcagaatcctgggagttgtagttgtgcaaAGTCTTTGACCTTCTGTGCCAAATGgtttagatcaggcataggcaaactcaggtcctccaggtgttttggacttcaactcccaccattcctaacagctggtagactattaggaattgtggaagtccaaaatagatggagggcccaagttggcccatacctggtgtagatgcatcctaaggcaCAATCTTTAGACAACTGGTAGAGCTTTGTGGGTACCATGGGCTCTgctttccctcttctcttctGGATGGAGATGCAGCCAAGACCTTTTGCTCCAGGCTCCTCTGCTCACAATATAATGGGTtgaaggactcagagcaatggatccaaatgacaggaaaggagtgtTGTAGCTCAGCTAGCTGAGGATGAGGATGAAGAATCTGGAGATGCCCAGACAGAGGGGGATTTGGGggattctctgtgtgaaaacaaaactgttttagaagctgacaggcaggaagGGAGATTAGATAGAGAATCAAGACTACTTTTGTAGGTGAAGAATTCCAGGTACAAGCCAGGCCATGGGAAAGTGAGAGTGAGAGGGACTACTCAAGGttgaaggaatgctttcatgctttgctgtccttaattagggaaaGAATAGCTTTTGGTTTCAGATCTAGCAGATAGAGTAAGGAACTCTTGCCTTGGTTCTAGCTTCAAGCCATGTCttagtcaagttttgctttaagtcttggggattttaccatgctCAAGCTCATGTATCTGGCcctaattcaaggtacaggttatcacctacaaagccctaaatggtttgggacccacctaccttcgtgaccttATCTCTCTCCACATTCCAATCTAGGcccttcgatctttgggggaggccctcctttctgCCCCACCAATCTCACAAGtttgtcttgtgggcacaagggagagagccttctcctctgtggctccccgactctggaactcactacctggagaaatcaggaaagccccttTGCTAGAGacattcaaaaagaaccttaaaacctggctcttccgctgtgcctttggtgagtaggtgcacaacatgatgCTGTTGCTCCCTCAAGGTCCTTGCCACTGGAGTACACGCCCCttcaaatgggaagtttagtttagtttcataactctgtgtgtttttatgttgtttgctGTTTATCCCACCCTTTGTTATTGTGTTTGTGGAATGTTATTTTGCTATTGTCtcgcttcttttttctttctgtaattttgttgatgttgtttgctgtttatgttttggtttcattttgctgtaatatgttgtccgggcttggccccatgtaagccgctctgagtccccatcggggagatggtggcagggtataaaaaagtgtattattgttatttattattattattatttatttcctgcatttttatgctgcctttctcagccaaagatGACTCAAGACGGTTCACAAtcggcagcgattcgatgccataataataacagggtacagttaaaaacaattataaaaacatttataaaacagttcagcattattattattattatttattattattattatttattatttcgaggttttatataccgaccctctcaccttcaaagagggattcggaccggttcacaacatgtgttaacatacaaaaatatacaataacaacacaatgccacttcattacacgattaaaatataagcaccataaacattaaaaacattatcatcacagttataagagccaaatcgtccacacAATCGCAATCCCAAACTaccgttcatcatcctcctttcatgcgggcaaagaattaaatcagttgtcaaatccCACATTCCACAACCAGGTATTTGataatttcctgaacgtcatgagggagggggtagttctgatctctaatgggagggagttccaaaccCGGGgagacaccaccgagaaggccctgtccctcgtccccaccagccgtgattgtgcaggcggtgggaccgagagcagggcccctccagatgatcttaatggtcttgatggttcataggggagaatacgttcggagaggtaaacagggccgaagtcgtttagggctttataggttaacaccagcactttgaattgtgctcggaagctaatcggcagccagtggagctcgagtaacagcggagtggtgtgctccctgtacccagcacccgttagtagtctggctgccatgcgttgtacttgctgcagcttccgggcagtcttcagaggcaaccccacgtagagagtgttgcagtaatcttaaaaatataaaaaaactaGAATATCTATAAAAACAAGTCCTCAACGTCCCCTTActgaaatcgtgatccaattgCATCATCAGACATTCCATAATTCATTtttgtctaattatgctccagtagtaaaaagcctgctcgaacagccaggtcttaaccatcttgcagaatgttagaagggaaggagctgatcttatatctctggggaaggcgttccatagccgaggggccaccactgagaaggccctgtctctcatccccaccaaacgtgtttgcgaggaaggcgggatcgagagcagggccttcccagacgatcttaaagtcctagatggttcataaagagagatacgttcagataggttaGCCagactggaactgtttagggctttttgttctttgattcttggattacacaagttgatgttttattccttgtctTTGGATCATTCAAGCTCATGATtttaccctgctccttggatttatgTTTATGCTTTAATCTTTGCATTGGAGACTTATCACTGGTTTTTGAGACTCCTTTTATCctactgtcacgttgccagggctctgccttatttaggtagagatgaaccaaactcccagttttgtcaaacagtttaattaaaacagcatttacttgctggctgttttaatagaccaaaatataaaacataaagatagcactcagccacagaataaacaaaaatggaTAGCAAAAGTTACACCGCAGTcgaagggtccagtccagtggtcaagcGCCAAGAGTTCAAtcaacaaagtccagggatcaagagccaattccgtagtcaaaagccagtccaaaggttcaaggttccagagttccaagattacaggagacaggtcaggataccgaaaatccaacagacctgggggaaaaaccagcagcatccaccaccaaaatatgacaatacgtttctcccaaagatcagtcccaaggttagcttcttaaatccagtaacacccagctgcaacctatcccctgcatacctccacccttaattgcttttacctgtaaactgttacttacaaactactcagccctttagaaccaagacttataTTAACCCTTCCTTCACCAACTGCctggtctaccaccaccaaccaccatcaactatagAACATATGACACCtacctatttggattttttactcttttactgtgtgtgtgttttttttcaataaactgtttatttataCGTTTGGCTTCCCAGTGAgatcttgagcaaggtgaatcctAGCTGAGGCATaacaaggagattccacctgaacattaggtagaacttcctgacagtaagaagaagggaattctctgcctcggaatccagtagaagctccttccttggaggcaattaaacagaggctggatggccatctgttgagggtgccttgattgtgcttttccttcatggcccacatggtctctttagatgtagcatatctggatttcagtaaggccttctttgacaaggtcccccatgacttttggcaaggaaactagtccaatgtgggcgaggcaaaactacggtgaggtggatctggaattggttaaatggacaaacccagagggtgattctccccaaggcttcctcttcatcctggaaaaagtgacgcagggttccatcctgggcccagtcttgttcaggatcttcattaatgacttagatgaagggctagaaggcaggatcatcaagtttgcagaccacaccaaattgggagggagagccaagactccagaggacaggagcaggattcaaagggatcctgacagattagagagatgatggcacaaaactaacaaaatgaagttcaaaagtgacaaatgcaagatactccactttggcaggaaaaatgaaatgcaaagatataaaatgggggacacctggctcaagagcagtacgtgtgaaaaagatcttggagtcctcgtggacaacaagttaaacatgagccaggaatgtgatgtggtggccaaaaaagccaatgggattttggcctgcatcaataggagcatagtgtctagatctaaggaagtaatgctacccctctattccgctttggttagaccacacctggaatattgtgtccaattctgggcaccacaattcaagagagatattgacaatctggaatgtgtccagaggagggcgactcaaaggatcaagggtctggagaacaagccctatgaggagtagcttaaggagctgggcatgtttagcctgaagaagagaaggctgagaggagatatgatagccatgtattaatatgtgagaggaagccacagggaggaggagggagcaagcttgatttctgcttccttggagactaggacgcaatggaacaatggcttcaaactaaaagagaggagattccatctgaacatgaggaagaacttcctggctgtgagagctgtttagcagtggaactctctgccccggagtgtggtggaggctccttctttggaagcttttaaacagaggctggatggccatctgtcaggggtgatttgaatgccatattcctgcttcttggcaggatggggttggactggatggcccatgaggtcttccaaccctttgattccatgatgattctaagaacttcctgactatgagagccattcagcagtggtactgagtgtggtggaggctccttctttggaagcttttaaacaggggctgggtggccatctgtcaggggtgatttgaatgcaatattcctgcttgttggcagaatggggttggactggatgatggcccatgaggtctcttccaactctttgattctatgattctatgactctattattctgtgattctatgaaggctCAAAGCTCTCCCATCctgtttcttctccttttccagcCACGTTTGGACTCTTCCTTGCCTCTGGGACCTGGTCATTCTTCTCCCTCTGATGAAGATAAATCAGCCGCTGACCTGGCCGCCAAGCTCCTGCTCTTGGATGAACTGGTGTCCCTCGAAAATGATGTCATTGAGACCAAGAAGAAGAGGAGCTTCTCGGGGTTCGGTTCCCCTCTTGACCGGCTATCCATGGGGTCAATGGACCTGAAGACCAAGCAGAAGTGAGTGATGGAGAATACCTTGTCTGGGGTCTTTCAGAGGCATCTGGGTTGCTTCATTTCTTCTGCTGAAACAGGAATGAGACATTGGAAGTTGGAACCAGATGAGGCCACCATAGATGCACAAGGTCCCCATTGGGACATTAAACCTATCAGTCTCACAGCATATTGCTCATTATTTCAGCAAGAAGATTGGCATCATATTCTTGCAATGAAGTTAGTCAAATATAGGCTCGACAATGCACTTATTTGGTGGCTGGGGAACTGGTTGATGGACCGaaccaataataatagtagtaataataataataataataataataatactttatttgttgttgttgttcattcgttcagtcgtctccgactcttggtgacctcatggaccatcccacgccagagctccctgtcagccgtcaccacccccagctccttcaaggtcagtccagtcacttcaaggatgccatccatccatcttgcccttggtcggcccctcttccttttgccttccactttccccagcatcattatcttctctaggtgacctcatggaccagcccacgccagagctccctgtcggccgtccccacccccaactccttcaaggtcagtccagtcacttcaaggatgccatccatccatcttgcccttggttggcccctcatccttttgccttccactttccccagcatcattgtcttctctaggtgacctcatggaccagcccacgccagagctccctgtcagccgtcaccacccccagctccttcaaggtcagtccagtcacttcaaggatgccatccatccatcttgcccttagttggcccctcttccttttgccttccactttccccagcatcattgtcttctctaggtgacctcatggaccagcccacgccagagctccctgtcagccgtcaccacccccagctccttcaaggtcagtccagtcacttcaaggatgccatccatccatcttgcccttggtcggcccctcttccttttgccttccactttccccagcatcattcccttctctaggcttcgtaccccgctaccatctcccaagggactcggtgcagcttacacgaggccgagcccacaatacaacaataaacaataacaacaataatacaaaacaataaaactgataagcaaaaataagccaaacattaacaataacacatcgcgtttaaaaacctatggctgggccaaatgtaatagttatttttttaaaaaaaaataatgctgggcatgacaagatgACATGTAACTGGGAtggaaattttggagagggaagaaatgtgcagacaatcttaaatcattaATTAAGTgagtttagggacatattgctgggagtttccttaattagggaaggcacactgaaacaaccacattttcaggctcctcctaaagactgccagagttggagcttgcctaatgtccttggggagtgagttccagagtcgaggggccaccaccgagaaggctctctccctcatccccaccaatcacgcttgcgatggaggcgggagtgtgagcagggcctcttcagatgatcgaagagattgtgtgggttcgtatacagagatgcggtcacgcaggtaggcgggtcccaaaccgttcagggttttgtaggtgagcacctgcaccttgaattgggaccggtaaatgaacggcagccaatggagctccttaaacaggagggatgatcgctctctgtaaggagctccagttaacaacctggccaccgctcattgaaccagttgaaatttccaggctgttttcaagggtagccccatgtagagtgcattacagtagtccaatctggaggcaactaaggcatggaccaccctggccagatccgccttcacgaggtacggtcacagttggcgcacgtgTCTTAATGAGTCTTAACCCAAAGGATGCTTCTGTCCTTCTTCTGAAGAGAAGTAGCATGTTGGCAGTCACAAAGAGGGTTCAGTCCTGGAAACTTTGGGGGCTATTCAACCATTCTGTGCATGACTTGGACAATAGAACAGAAGACAAGCTTATCAaatgtgtgttgttgttcattcgttcagtcgtctccgactctttgtgacctcatggaccagcccacgccagagatccctgtcggccgtcaccacccccagctccttcaaggtcagtccagtcacttcaaggatgccatccatccatcttgcccttggtcagcccctcttccttttgctgtccactttccccagcatcattcccttctctaggctttgctgtctcaaaTGTGTAGATGCCACCAAATTAGGAAGGAGGGCTAATATCCCAGATCTCAGGATCAGGATCCAAAATGGCTTTCACAGGTTGGAGAGATAATTGTTCAAAACTAACCACATGCATTTCAAGAGGGAGAACTGCAAGGTactccaatctatataaataaaaatgtaatgttcgtttgtgggattaacagaactaaaaatccactgggggaattggcaccacatttggacacgatacacatatcaacccaatgtatgtccttcactaaaaaaaaatggggggaaaaagcagaaaggacttctaaactgcatgtcctcaaaggagaaactgcatacccagaaagagacccatggccacgctcCCTCCTCCTCGCAGGGAAACAGCCAGCCATTAAAGCATGAGGAGCCAGGTGCGCGggcacagccacacacacacacatacacacacacaagcgagagtgggcaccatgggagtggaggtggagctTGCCGCACagaggaccttccttctctctctcactccccttcttccatccccttccttccttccttccttccttccttccttcctccttccttccttccttccttcctctctttcttttcttttctttctttctttctttccttctttcccttccttcctatcccttcttcctttccttcctcccttcctttcctccttctttccctttcttcatttccttccctccttcctttcttcacccctctccttcctttccctctttccttccttcttcctatccatccttccttcctgtccctccttctttctttcacttccttcccttctttccctccctccctcccttcttccttccttccttctttccttctttctatttaagatataaatacaatatgaaatggaagggacagtcaagaagtaacgagagaaggagggaaagagggaaggaatgaaggagggaaagggggaaggaatgaaggagggaaagggggaaggaaggaaggaaggaaggaaggaaggaaggaaggaaggaaggaaggagagaaggagggacggaaagaaggaaggaaggaaggaaggaaagagaaggaaggaaggagagaaggaaataaaaaaagtgaaaggaaaaagagagggaaggaaggagaggaggaacaaaagatagggaaggaaggaaggaaggaaggaaggagagaaggagggacggaaagaaagaaggaaggaaggaaggaaagagaaggaaggaaggagagaaggaaatgaaaaagtgaaaggaaaaagagagggaaggaaggagaggaggaacaaaagatagggaaggaaggaaggaaggagagaaggagggacggaaagaaggaaggaaggaaggaaggaaggaaggaaggaaggaaggaaagagaaggaaggagagggaaggaaggagagaaggaaataaaaaagtgaaaggaaaaagagagggaaggaagaagaggaggaacaaaagatagggaaggaaggaaggaaggaaggaaggaaggaaggaaggaaggaaggaaggaaggaaggatctaaccaaagagcaaagaaaaggaagaaagaaacaggtagagatagaagaaagaagagaaatagggaaagaaaaagagggaaggaaggaaagagggaaggaaggagagaaaaaggaagggaaggttggccacagtaacatgtggtgggtacagttagtctatataaataaaaatgctatgttcgtttctgggattaacataactcaaaaaccactggacgaattgacaccaaattgggacattgtacacctaacaacccaatgtatgtccttcactcaaataattttgattttgtcatttgcgagttgtagttgctggaatttatagttcacctgcaatcaaagagcattctgaattccaccaatgatggaaatgaaccaaatgtgggacacagaactcccataaacaacagaaaaccctcgaagggtttggtggcgttgaccttgagtttgggagttgtagttcacctacatccaaagagctgtggactgaaacaatgatggggctggaccaaacttggcatgaatagttaatatgcccaaatatgaacacagatgaagtttgggggaaatagaccttgacatttgggagttgtagttgctgggatttatagttcacctacaatcacagggcattctgaaccccaccaacgatagaattgggccaaacctcccacacagaacccccatatgggccacagcaaggcgtggcaggggacggctagtaaataaataaataagtaaataagtaattaaAATACTGCACTTCCAGCACATTTTCCCCTTGGCCTTGCCAATCCTGCTGGCTTTACTATAAAATTGCTTGGATTTTGATTTTCAAATcgaggctggacagccatctgtccaGAGTGTTTGATTGTTTGTTCTTTCAGGACAGAATGGAGCTTGAATGGATAGtgtttggggaaggggggggagtGCTCTTCCATCCCTATGGAAATGGCCTCATTGGGAAGGACTACATTACTA encodes:
- the OSTN gene encoding osteocrin isoform X2, encoding MVLCRRVAGSLVLAVALVQWRSGNAFQAQREPRLDSSLPLGPGHSSPSDEDKSAADLAAKLLLLDELVSLENDVIETKKKRSFSGFGSPLDRLSMGSMDLKTKQKKVVEVPKRRFGIPLDRIGANRLNNSKG